ATAGGGCCAATATCGTCCCAAGATTTTGCCAAAAATAGTTTCTCTGCACGCAGcctagaagccatattaatctgtaatttttaatttcaaatatgtctagtgtcatttacttgtttctttaatggctttttttcccccttcatTATACATGTATACGATATTGGCCCAACATAGGGCTAATATCGTGCCAAGATTTTGCTAAAAAAAGTTCCACTCCTCGTGCAAGGCTACAGTAGGTTTCGCCATTTTCTAGGACTGTCAACTTTGTTATACACTACGTATTCTGTGCACATACCCAGTCCAGCGAATGTTTCAAGCAGGTCTCATAAGGCACGAGACGCGTCTTGCACTCCTGTTCACTGAGCACGATGCTCGCAGCTTCTGGGTCGCAGGCAAAGTTGAATTCTGCCGCAGGGTGTTCGTTCCCCTTGCCTGTACAGAGAACGTGATACGGCGCACAGAATCAGATAAAAGATCAGACGAAATTTAATCACGATCTAAGCACTATTTTCATGCACGTGTCGTACGTCCGCGAAATGTACTCGTGGAAATATTCTTCAATACACGAGTCGCAGCGGGAAAGGCATGCGCAACTGTATCCGAGGATCCGTTGCGGATATCTCATCGTCACGGATATTGGCATTGCTATCCGCAAGTAAGCACTGGCCGGAATGGACAGCACTCAGCGGCGGCGGCCGTGACGTTCTCGTGCATGCAAGACAACGGGGTGACACAATTTTTGCGTGCTCGGGAGTAAAAACGTTTGTCACCTATCACCGAAGTGTTTCAACATTTATGAGTGGGGGTTGCACTGAAATTAAAACGTCGGTTGGAAGTGAGTTCCCCTTCCGTGTCCTGTCTCCGTCGCACTGTTTTATCATGCATGCTGGTTCAAGGTCAGCCCCAGTGACAAGAGGACCAGGGCACCGGCGAGGTGCACATTTCTTAACGGCAAAACTCGACATAGAaggaaggcaaaaaaaaaaaaaaaaaagcgtcagTGTTTCGACCGTATCGGTAAGACCGGGGGTGTCGTTACCTTCCACCGTACCACCCATGACGACCAGTTCCTTGAGATTGGGAAGGAAATTGGGATCCAGCCTCTGTGCGATCGCGACGTTGGTCAGGGGCCCCAGTGCTACCAGCGTCACCGCACCGGGATGTCTGGCAACAATGTGCGTCATGGCGACGGCGGCATGATCGCTGGGGACCTCTAGGTCGTCCTTCGGCAGAGGGAAGTCTTCGGCCACACCGCCGAAGCCGTCGTGCCCGTGGGGTGGATGCGCGTTCTCGTGGAAAGGAGTTGCATGATGGATGAGCGCTGTCTTGCAACCCATGTACACGGGGATGTTCTGCAAAAATATATCCCTACATATTTATATATGTATGAAAGTATAAGTTAAGGTTGGATACGAGTGTTTAAGCGCTTGTATACTGATAAAAAGATTCCCGATTTAAGGGACACAGGTTTTGATGAGAGAGTATaatgtaaaacgacgataacaCCTGAGACACGGAGCAGGAAAAGGCGATACGACAGAGAAAAGTCGCACGGAATTACTTTAAGGGAAAGTGACTTACTTGTACTTGCCCGCAGAAGTTGAGTAGCCTCAATACATTTGTGTAAACCGTGCTCAGCCCAACATTGCCAGCTACGCAAGTAATCGCAACGACTTTGCACTTCGAGGGATTGGACAGTGCCAGCAGAATGGCCAGAGCATCGTCAACGCCAACGTCGGTGTCAATGATAAGCTGATTTTCACTCATCCTCCTGATCTGGAGAGAAAAACACAGACTACAATCATCAACAGCTTGCTAAGCGGCGCCAACAAAGCGACAACTGAGCTGTTAGTCTCAAGCCGTCTTATGTACCCCACAAAAACTTCTCCCGTCGACGTGTTCGCGGATATCGCCTTTCAGTTCAAGCAGACGACGCAGCCACGCAAGTCATAAGGTTACAAAATGAAAACCGTTTTAGATTAGTCGCTTGTCTCACTTTGATCGATGCCACCGTTTATAGCGCATGCGATATCTTGTCTCGTTGGGGTATCTTGTGAGTGTTGCGCAACGCAGATTTGTGTAAACAAGGCCCTCCCAGCGGCTGTGCACGTGCTAGTCTCCGGCTGGCTGGAGTCGGCTTAAG
This sequence is a window from Ornithodoros turicata isolate Travis chromosome 10, ASM3712646v1, whole genome shotgun sequence. Protein-coding genes within it:
- the LOC135369955 gene encoding inosine-uridine preferring nucleoside hydrolase-like gives rise to the protein MSENQLIIDTDVGVDDALAILLALSNPSKCKVVAITCVAGNVGLSTVYTNVLRLLNFCGQVQNIPVYMGCKTALIHHATPFHENAHPPHGHDGFGGVAEDFPLPKDDLEVPSDHAAVAMTHIVARHPGAVTLVALGPLTNVAIAQRLDPNFLPNLKELVVMGGTVEGKGNEHPAAEFNFACDPEAASIVLSEQECKTRLVPYETCLKHSLDWDSYREWTSCGTKNSDFVKKITAQSAEWRRDTLKRHGYTSCDLQAMATVLDPSVTLRSESYPAWVELHGATTRGMLVLDQRPSYRWHNKVPHIKLQLEFDEKLLKEMFMRMVL